Genomic segment of Triticum aestivum cultivar Chinese Spring chromosome 6A, IWGSC CS RefSeq v2.1, whole genome shotgun sequence:
GCCCCCGCGTAGATCTGCCCGGGAAGAATTTGAAGGCTCACGAGTTGCCGTGAATCAGCACCGCGGTTGCCGCCAGGCCAGATATGTATAGCTGCAAGGTTCCTGCCACCAATGGAAACCCCCGTTTTTTGAGAATTCTATCTCCATACGATGGAAAATATCCAAAAGGGTAGAACGAATTCTGAAGAGGACTTGCGTCCGACTGTAGCCCGGGAAGGACTGCTCTGGTCACGCACGGATTGCGCTTTAAAAAGGGAGGCGCTTCGATTGCCGACTGCGCCTGAGAGCGGGATAACTGACCTCCGATCCCTTTCCTGGTGTGTAGTTGATGAACTTCATCTCCAAGAGCCCACGAACGCGGTTGTGGTTTCCCATCTTGAAGGTAGCGAGTGCATGCATATTGTAATTAAGAAAATAACAACATACATCGAATGCTACCTCGCAGCAACTTGTAAAAATCCTGGTTATTAGTCTGAATGATTACGACTGGATGCACAAGATTACCATTTATCCTTTTCTTTCGAGGCATGGTTATGGGCTTATGGCTCACGTCTTCTGTAAATGCTCCAGTGTTGAACTAACTTCTTAGCAATGTAAAATAATCATTCTAATGCAGAAGAGCAAATTAGTTTGCATTTTATATAAATAATGTTATACTATTTTTTTAATGTTGTTTTAAAGATCCTgactgttgagtatatgtgttgtgcatattgtgtattgggcccacctcatagtttccttgtatagttgaggtcgtggTCCCCGTTGTATATCATATATACGTGCGATTGCACCTGAGTAATACATTGTGCAATTCCATCATACATGATATCTGTTTTTAGGTTTCAACACTAGCTTCCGCTAcaccgtcgcgccgccgccgccccagccgccgccgccgcttccctcTCTCGCCACCGCGGCACCCCCTGTCGCCGCTGCCCTTCCCCTATTGCCGCAGCCGCCTCATCCGCCGTTGCCCCGACCCCctgcagccgccgccaccacctcccctcGTCGTTGCCGCTCCTCCTAGCCGCCGCGAACCCTTCCCCTCCACCCAAAGCCACCGCCGCGACCCCTTCCCCTccacccgaagccgccgccgcacctctccctgccgccgccgcctcatcCAACCCTAACCTAGTCGCACCACCACCCCGCCGCCATGTCGTCCGTCATCTCGTCCGGCTCCTCCAACCCCTTCAACCCGTTCGCCGACGCCAACCCTCCCGATGCTGTCGACATCCGCAACCTCAACATCTACGAGCAGGTTCCGGTTCGTCTCTCTCAGACGGACTCCTCCTACTAcgcgtggaagacgtacttcttTCTCGTGTTCCTGGAGTACAACCTCCTCGACCATGTGGACAGCTCCGTCGACTCCAGCCTCGTGCCCGCATTCCATGAGTGGTCCAACATCGACGCCACGCTCATCCGGTTGTTCTTCCTCACCATCTCGCCGGACCTGTTTCAGACGGTCGTGCAAGACGATGATGAAGCCCACGCCATGTGGACCAAACTGGACGGGCTCTTCACCAACAATCGTCTTCAACGTCGCGTTCTTTTGCAGCAAGAGTTTTTTGGATGCCACCAGGAAAACTCCTCTGTCGACGACTATTGTCGCCGTCTCAAGACTCTCGCTGACGAGCTCCGCGACATTGGCGCGAAGATTGACGATGATCTCCTCATCAACACGCTCATCGCCGGCCTCAACAAGGACTTTGGCAACGCCGCGGGAACCTCACCGTCATCCCCGAGCTGTCCTTTGTCAAGTTCATGGCTTACCTCCATTTGGAGGAGCGTCGGATGAAGCAGGTCAAGGCGCGGGCCATCCACActgccctcgccgccggcaccacctGTGGtgggccaccaccaccacccgccgcCCCTCCACCGTCGCGCCCCCCGGCGCTACCAgccgcagcagcagccgccgctgcTGCCCTTGCCGCAGCAGTCGTACGGggcgcccgcgcctcccgcgcttCCCATTGATCGGCGTCGCCTTTTACCGCGGCCTTGTCTCCCGCGGCCCCGTCTCCCGTGGCGCCCCCTTCGACCGCGGCCTTGTCGGTCAGTGGGTCGGCCCCGCCCGCGGACCGGGCTCGCGGCCCTGCCTTCGGCCGTGGCCTCGCCGCCCCCTAGCGCCTCTTCACCGGTGGCCGCGGACTCACCACCCGCGGTCGGCCCGGTCACTCGCGCCCGTACGGGCGTTTTTCGTCCGAGCTCGCGCTATGCTTTGGACGAGTACATCCACACGGCATCCACCTCCACGCCGTCGCCTTTGCCGTCCTCcgttcgagccgctcttcgtgacccgctctggatggctgcgatgcaagaggagtttgatgcCTTGTTGTGTAACCGGGCATGGCAGCTTATTCCTTGTCCCCGGCACGCTAAcatgattaccgggaagtgggtcttcaaacacaagctTCGTCCCGATGGTACCCTCGACCGCTATAAAGCGCGTGGGGTTGTCCGTGGTTTCCGGCAACGTGTTGGCGTCGACTTtaccgacaccttcgctccggttgTTAAGCCCGGGACGATccgcacggttctccaccttgcggtctcccgtgcctggccggtgcaccagatggacatcaccaacgccttcctccatggtcacctcgaggagcaggtcttctacCAGCAGCCCACAGGGTTTGTTGATCCGGCGCATCCCGACCACGTGTGTCTGCTCTtgcggtccttgtacggactcaagaAGGCTCCTCACGCTTGATACTAGCGCATCGCGGCGTTTCTGCACCAACTCGGCTTTCGCTCTACCCGCTCGGACGCATCGATGTTCGTCTATCATTAGGGCTCCGACACTGCATATTTGCTCCTTTACGTCGATGGCATTATCCTGACGACATGTACGGCAGGCCTTCTCAGTCAGCTCACTGACCGTCTTCGCACTGAatttgccatcaaggacttgggtcctttgcactacttcctcagtgttgaggtggtgcgtcgtccggatggcttcttccttcaccagcggaagtacgctcatgagctctTGGATCGTGCTGGCATGCTTAATTGCAAGCCCGCCGCcacgcctgttgatacgaaggccaagctctaTGCCACAtatggttctcctgcttcggatgccGCCTTTTCCTGGTCTATTGTTGGGGCTCTTCAGTACCTCTCTCTTACTCGATCGGAGATccagtattgttggggaacgtagtaatttcaaaaattttcctacgcacacgcaagatcatggtgatgcatagcaacgagaggggagagtgttgtctacgtaccaatgcagaccgactgcggaagctatcacacaacgtagaggaagtagtcgtacgtcttcccgatccgaccgatccaagcaccgttactccggcacctccgagttcttagcacacgttcagctcgatgacgatcctcgggctccgatccagcaaagcgccgaggaagagttccgtcagcacgacgacgtggtgacgatcttgatgtactaccgacgcagggcttcgcctaagcactacaacggtatgatcgaggtggaatttggtggcagggggcaccgcacatggctaaggaacgatctcaaggatcaacttgtgtgtctagaggtgccccctgcccccgtatataaaggatgagagggggagggctggccggccaggcaagggaggcgcaggaggagtcctactcctaccgggagtaggactcccccctccaatcctagtccaactaggtttTCTCAAGTGGGAAAGAGAGAGGGGTTGGCCGGCCACcttccctagtcctaataggactaggggaaggggggggggggagggggaggcgcgcaaCCCatggggcagccctttcacctttctcccaaggcccatgttggcccatttggctcccggggggttccggtaaccctcccggtaatccggtaaaatcccgatttcacccggaacacttccgatgtccaaacataggcttccaatatatcaatctttatgtctcgaccatttcgagactcctcgtcatgtccgtgatcacatccgggactccgaacaaccttcggtacatcaaaatgcataaactcataataactgtcatcgtaacgttaagcgtgcggaccctacggttcgagaacaatgtagacatgactgagacacgtctccggtcaataaccaatagcgggacctggatgcccatattggctcctacatattctacgaagatctttatcggtcagaccgcataacaacatacgttgttccctttgtcatcggtatgttacttgcccgagattcgatcgtcgatatccaatacctagttcaatctcgttactggcaagtctctttactcgttccgtaatacatcatctcacaactaacatcttagttataatgcttgcaaggcttatgtgatgtgtattaccgagagggcccagagatacctctccgacaatcggagtgacaaaccctaatctcgaaatacgccaacccaacatctacctttggagacacttgtagtactcctttataatcacccagttacgttgtgacgtttggtagtacctaaagtgttcctccggtaaacgggagttgcataatctcatagttataggaacatgtataagtcatgaagaaagcaatagcaacatactaaacgatcgggtgctaagctaatggaatgggtcatgtcaatcagatcattcaactaatgatgtgacctcgttaatcaaataacaactctttgttcatggttaggaaacataaccatctttgattaacgagctagtcaagtagaggcatactagtgacactctgtttgtctatgtattcacacatgtattatgtttccagttaatacaattctagcatgaataataaacatttatcatgatataaggaaataaataataactttattattgcctctagggcatatttccttcaagtatgcagttcagcaggtgtgtcttcacatgcatgctcctcggGACGTTCATTGGGCCCCTGTctcaagcggattctccgctatgtTTGTGGCACTATGGACCTTGATGTCACGCTTCACGCCTCCACCAACACCGTCCTTACCGTCTACTCCgatgccgactgggctggctgccccgacactcTCGCTCCACCTCGGGCTACTGTGTGTTCCTTGGACCCTCGCTCAACTCGTGgccgtccaagcggcagcctacggtctctcgttccagtgctgaggctgagtatcgcaTTGTGGCCAATgccgtcgccgagtgttcgtggaACGAGAGACTGTAGCCTGCCAagttactccctctataaagaaatataagagcgtttagtgatctaaacgctcttatttttctttacggagggagtacaacacatgcTTTGGAATGATGTAAAATTCCGGTAAGAAATATTCGCAAAAAAAGAAGATGCAAAGTTCTTAATCCATTATTTGAAGCGATGCACACCGCCACAACCTCTCTCGTTTTGCAGACGAGCTGCCACAGCGGCGTCGTGCGCGCCGGGTTGGATTGGGAGTGATGCACACCTCTATGACAACGACGCCGACGATCTCAGGCCTCATCGCCCACTTTCCCCACAGGTTGGCTTTCTATTTCACGCAGAGGGAGCAGAGAATTCATACTTGCCGCTAGATTACCGAGGAGAAAATTGCTATGACGGGCGGGCCTCGCCGGTAGACGCACTTACGCACAAGTCACAGTATGCAAGAGCCACCCTATTTCTAACCTTTAAAGGAGAAAATGAAACCTTGTCCTTCAAAATCCTAATTACTGAACGTGCTTGTCTGCCGTGCCGTGCTCGGCGCGGTCGACTGTCCAAATCATTCAGCTATAACTCTTGACTGACTAGAACAAATGTACGCATGCAGTGCAAGACCAGGACGTGGGCTGGGAATGCGCTGCTTCTCTCTGCTGTTATACATAATTAGCTCTTAATTAACACATGGTTAGGTAGGTAACTGGCCAGCATGACAAATCCtggtgatttttttttgaaacaaccCTTCTGATTCGTTTTGCTGATTGCTGCTGAGTACGGAGAGCCATGAGTCATTGTATTTACATGCATCTAGAATTGTGTATTTCAGGTCTAGGAGAGGTTGCGAACACCAAAAAATCTCAGGACCTTAATTCTAGATGTGCGACCTGACACACAATGTGTAGATATTGTTGGTGTTATTAGTGAGCGAGTATTGGACACAGATTACAGCTCCAACTTCTGCCGTGCTGTGCATGGCGGGCTGTCCAAATCAACAAATTCTAGCCACAACTTGAGAATTGGAAAAGTATGCATGACAAGACCCCAAGACGTGGGTTGTAGACCATACTCGTATACTGCGGTTGTGGTGGAACCGGCATAGAGATAAGCTGCTCTGTCATCCATTCTCCTTTCCATCCGCCATTTCCAATCAATATGACTAAGCTTGCGCTCCTCGTCCGAGGAACTGCAGTACTACTTTGTCTATTGATCTTCCAAGTAGCATCCACTTCCCATGGCCAAGCGAGTGGGTCGGGAGCCTGCATCGGCAGCGAGCGAGATGCGCTTCTGTCCTTCAAGGCAAGCCTCCTAGACCCTGCTGGCCGTCTCTCGTCATGGCAGGGTGAGGATTGTTGCCAGTGGAAGGGAGTCCGGTGCAGCAACAGAACGGGCCATCTCATCAAGCTCAACCTCCGCAACATCGACATGGAAGACTACATGCGCTACTACATGTACGACTACAGCGACTACAACTACCCAAACAGGAGCAGATCATTGAGCTTGTCGGCGGGCGAGATGAGCTCTTCTTTGGCTACTTTACAACACCTGAGGTATCTTGACCTGAGCTGGAATGACTTCAATGGCACAAGCATCCCTGTCTTCTTGTCTTCTCTCAAGAACCTAAGGTATCTCAACCTCTCGACGGCAGGATTCAGTGGGAGAATACCTTCTCAACTTGGCAATCTCTCAAAATTGCAATATCTTGATATcagttggaattattattattatggaaATAAGTCTTACATATTGGATCTTGCATGGTTGCCACGTCTCTCTTTGTTGAGCCATCTTGACATGAGTTATGTGGATCTTGGTTCTGCGAGGGATTGGTTTCAGAGAGTTAATATGCTTCCTTCTCTTAAAGTGCTTCGCATGTCCGACTGTGGACTCAATGGTACCGTGTCTGCTACTATATCAATTTCCAACCTCACACATCTCGAGGTCCTTGATGTGTCCTGTAACACCTTCAGAATACCTTCCCAATTTGGAAATCTCTCAAAGCTGCAATATCTTGATGTCAGTTGGAATTATTATTCTGATGTGGCTCTTGCATGGTTGCCACGTCTCTCTTTGTTGAGCCATCTTGACATGAGTTATGTGGATCTTGGTTCTGCGAGGGATTGGTTTCAGAGAGTTAATATGCTTCCTTCTCTTAAAGTGCTTCGCATGTCCGACTGTGGACTCAATGGTACCGTGTCTGCTACTATATCAATTTCCAACCTCACACATCTCGAGGTCCTTGATGTGTCCTGTAACACCTTCAGAATACCTTCCCAATTTGGAAATCTCTCAAAGCTGCAATATCTTGATGTCAGTTGGAATTATTATTCTGATGTGGCTCTTGCATGGTTGCCACGTCTCTCTTTGTTGAGCCATCTTGACATGAGTTATGTGGATCTTGGTTCTGCGAGGGATTGGTTTCAGAGAGTTAATATGCTTCCTTCTCTTAAAGTGCTTCGCATGTCCGACTGTGGACTCAATGGTACCGTGTCTGCTACTATATCAATTTCCAACCTCACACATCTCGAGGTCCTTGATGTGTCCTGTAACACCTTCAGAATACCTTCCCAATTTGGAAATCTCTCAAAGCTGCAATATCTTGATGTCAGTTGGAATTATTATTCTGATGTGGCTCTTGCATGGTTGCCACGTCTCTCTTTGTTGAGCCATCTTGACATGAGTTATGTGGATCTTGGTTCTGCGAGGGATTGGTTTCAGAGAGTTAATATGCTTCCTTCTCTTAAAGTGCTTCGCATGTCCGACTGTGGACTCAATGGTACCGTGTCTGCTACTATATCAATTTCCAACCTCACACATCTCGAGGTCCTTGATGTGTCCTGTAACACCTTCAGAATACCTTCCCAATTTGGAAATCTCTCAAAGCTGCAATATCTTGATGTCAGTTGGAATTATTATTCTGATGTGGCTCTTGCATGGTTGCCACGTCTCTCTTTGTTGAGCCATCTTGACATGAGTTATGTGGATCTTGGTTCTGCGAGGGATTGGTTTCGGAGTGTTAATATGCTTCCTTCTCTTAAAGTGCTTGGCTTGTCTCATTGTGGACTCAACAGTACCATGTCTGCTAGTATATCACTTTCCAACCTCACACATCTCGAAGTCCTTGATATGTCTGGTAACAACTTCTATACTTCACTCAAGCATGCATGGTTTTGGAATCTCAAAAGCCTTAAGGAGCTTCAACTCTCAGGGTCAGGCTGGGTAGGGTCCATTCCTAGTGATTTGGCAAACATGACGTCCCTTGAAGTCATAGACCTGAGTTTCAATCAGCTCGTGGGTTTGCTACCAAACAAATTAGAAAATTTGTGCAATTTGACAAGGATGAGGTTCAATTATAACAACATAGGTTCAAGCATAGGGGAGTTCATGGGGCGATTGCCAAAGTGCTCATGGAATAAACTGCAAGAATTGTCAGTGTGCGGTGGAAATATGATGGGGAATCTGCCCACTTGGATAGGGAACATGACTAATCTTAGTGTTCTTGAAGCATCTGAAAACATGTTGACTGGCCCTCTGCCTGTAGGACTTGGAGCACTGGGTAATTTGGAAATGTTGGGCCTCAGCTACAATAAGTTCAGCGGTGTGCTATTGAAAGAACATTTTGCAAGTTTAGGCAACTTAAAGGTTTTGGAGCTCAGCTACAATAACTTCAGCAGTGTGAAAGAACAATTTGCAAGCTTAGGCAAATTAGAGCAATTGGACCTTAGCCACAATAACTTGAGCGGTGTGCTATTGAAAGAACATTTTGCTGGTTTAGGCAACTTGAAGGTTTTGGATCTCAGCTACAATAACTTCAACAGTGTGAAAGAACAATTTGCAAGCTTAGGCAAATTAGAGAATTTGGACCTTAGCCACAATAACTTGAGTGGTGTGCTAGTGAAAGAACATTTTGCTGGTTTAGGCAACTTAAAGGTCTTGGATCTCAGCTACAATAACTTCAACAGTGTGAAAGAACAAGTTGCAAGCTTAGGCAAATTAGAGCATTTGGACCTTAGTCACAATAACTTGAGCGGTGTGCTATTGAAAGAACATTTTGCTGGTTTAGGCAACTTAAAGGTCTTGGATCTCAGCTACAATAACTTCAACAGTGTGAAAGAACAAGTTGCAAGCTTAGGCAAATTAGAGCATTTGGACCTTAGTCACAATAACTTGAGCGGTGTGCTATTGAAAGAACATTTTGCTGGTTTAGGCAACTTAAAGGTTTTGGAGCTCAGCTACAATAACTTCAACAGTGTGAAAGAACAATTTGCAAGCTTAGGAAAATTAGAGAATTTGAACCTCAGCCACAATAACTTCAGAGGTGTGCTCTTGAAAGAAAAATTTGCAAGTCTGGGCAACTTAAAGCTTTTGGACCTCAGCTACAACAAATTCAGTGGCGTGCTCTTCAAGGAAGATTTTGCAAGTTTAGGTAATTTGGAGCATTTGGACCTCAGCTATAATAACTTCAGTGATTTTCTTTTGAAAGAACGCTCAACAAGTTTAGTTAATTTAAAGCATATGGATCTTAGCCATAATAAATTAGATAGTGTGCTCGTGGAGGAGCATTTTGCAGGCCTATTGAATCTAGAGTATCTGGACTCATTGTACAACTCTTTGAGATTTGCTATCGACAAAAAATGGATCCCTCCCTTTAGATTGAAAGTTGCTAGATTCCGGTCATGCCTACTGGGCCCCAATTTTCCAGAATGGCTTAAATCGCAGTCAAACATTGAGGTTCTTGTTCTCAGTAATGCGAATCTGGATGACATTATTCCTGATTGGTTTTGGGTGACATTTTCCCAAGCTTCATTCTTGCAAGCATCAGGAAATAAATTGCATGGCTCATTACCGGCACAGTTGCCTATAAAAATAGTAAGACTGAACCTATCTTCAAACTCTTTATCTGGTTCATTGCCATCAGAGTTAAATGCTCCACTACTCGAAGAGTTTTTGCTTGCAAACAATCAATTCATAGGCACCATTCCGTCGTCTATATGCCAATTGACTAAACTGAAAAGGTTGGACCTATCAGGAAACCAGTTAACAGGAGATATTATGCAGTGCCAAAAGGAACTTGTTCCAAACTCTACAGATCAATTTGGCTCTGACATGCTGAGCTTAGCCTTGAATAACAACGATCTCACTGGTGAATTCCCTAAATTTCTTCAAAGGTCATCAGGATTAATGTTCCTTGATCTTTCTTACAACAGGTTATTTGGAGGACTGCCAGAATGGTTACCCCAAAAAATGCCACACATGAAAATATTAAGAGTGAGATCAAATATGTTCAGTGGTCATATTCCTAAGAGTCTCACTTCCCTTCATGGTCTTCATTATTTGGATATAGCACACAACAACATGACAGGAAGCATACCATGGTCTTTGTCAAACCTGAAGGCAATGATGACAATGGTGTCACAGGACACGGGTGATTATATTTATGAGGAGAGCATCCCAGTAATCACAAAGGATCAAAAGCGTGACTACACCTTTGCAATCTACCAGCTATTGGTTGTTCTTGATTTGTCAAGTAATAGTTTGGCAGGACAGGTTCCAGAGGAGATAACTTTACTCATTGGGCTTACCAATCTGAACTTGTCAAATAATCAACTCACCGGAGCAATCCCAAACCAAATTGGTGATTTAAGGCAGCTGGACTCACTTGACCTGTCCTTCAATGAATTTTCTGGTGCAATACCATCAAGTTTGTCAGCTTTAACTTATTTGAGCCACTTGAACTTGTCATACAACAATTTGTCCGGTGCAATACCATCCGGACAACAGCTACAAGCTCTTGACAACCAGATGTATATCTACATCGGTAACCCTGGTCTTTGTGGAGATCCTGTTGGCAGGAACTGCTCAACACATGATGTAGAGAAAAGTGGCCTCGAAGATATAGATCATATGCCATCTGTTTTTCTTGGCATGAGCATTGGATTTGTGGTGGGTCTGTGGACAGTTTTCTGCACTTTGTTGATGAAGAGAACATGGAGGGCTGCCTTCTTCCGGTTTGTTGATATGATGTACGACATGGTTTATGTGCAAGTGGCTGTAAGGTGGGCTCACATGATGGAGAAAAATCAAGATGGTGCACCATGAAGTATCTACTATAGTATTTGTATATTTGCACCATATCTCTATTTGTAGCTCTAAATGAGCCCCGGCCCCTGGCTGGATGTCTGTACTCTATTGTATTGTTATTTGTATGTTTGCACCATTGCTCTATGTGTAGCTCTAAATGAGCGTTGGCTGGGCGTTTGTACTGCATCGTATTGGTATTGGTATTGGACAAATCAAGAGTATGTATACGTTTGCTGGATTGTTTAAGCTGAAGAAAAAATATACTGCCCTATAACTGCACTGTGCCTTTTTCATGTTGTTCAGTTTTCTTTGAATCATCTATTCCCAGAGAGTGATAATTCATCTGCAGCCAAAGAAAAAGGCTGTGTTTGCTAATCCCACTGTTGCTTAATATGAGAACATATTTATATTTATAAGATATCTCTGAAGGCAAGAGGTAGAAAGCTCTATCACCATCACATCAGTGCTTGTAGACTTATTCATGTAAATCTGAAGCTTCCATTTCAGCTGACATTTCTGTATTTTGGTGAGGCAAACTGTATCGACTTGACCTTGCCCGCCGAGGCTGTGTTTGCAAGCGAAGTGAGAAGCTGGAGGCCGACCAGTCCAAGCCCTTTGAGTGCGACCACGCCTGCATCTTTGGTGGTTACAGGATGCCCCGAAGGTAAAAGTGAAAGTACGAAGAAAATAAGTGTATGTTTTATGTCTACAGACTATTTCATTTCAGAAAAATCGTTTCTTTTAGCCCAGGAACTGAAGCCAGTACAGAATAACAAGtgtatttagtataaaattgaCTGGTGTGCACGATGGATATTCGGAACAAAGACACAAATTGTGAGAAGTCACAAACCTATCCCATAGTCAACACTAAACTCTGTGATCTTCAGCTATTAAACTTGTTTCCAGGGGAAACCTTCAGTTGTTAATATCAAAACCACCATTTAAACTTTGCTTCCAGGGTAAAATCGGATGAACTGCAGCAGACATTTTGGGCTCTGGTTTCATGCGAACTTACACACTTAAAACATCAAAGAATGCACGAGTCTGCAAATGAAAACGGACTAAAAAAAGTGAGGGCAGCTTCATATCATATGGAAGTAAAACACAATGCTGAAGTAGGCGCTCCCGTTTCTCAAACTGACAAGCACAAGCAGATACTACATGGTAAGCTCTCTGTTTCAGCAAAGCACCCTCCATGACCAACAGACTGCTCGAGATTCGGTCATTCTGCTGACATTGACATGGCACATGGACATAAATTTGGAA
This window contains:
- the LOC123129056 gene encoding receptor-like protein EIX1: MTKLALLVRGTAVLLCLLIFQVASTSHGQASGSGACIGSERDALLSFKASLLDPAGRLSSWQGEDCCQWKGVRCSNRTGHLIKLNLRNIDMEDYMRYYMYDYSDYNYPNRSRSLSLSAGEMSSSLATLQHLRYLDLSWNDFNGTSIPVFLSSLKNLRYLNLSTAGFSGRIPSQLGNLSKLQYLDISWNYYYYGNKSYILDLAWLPRLSLLSHLDMSYVDLGSARDWFQRVNMLPSLKVLRMSDCGLNGTVSATISISNLTHLEVLDVSCNTFRIPSQFGNLSKLQYLDVSWNYYSDVALAWLPRLSLLSHLDMSYVDLGSARDWFQRVNMLPSLKVLRMSDCGLNGTVSATISISNLTHLEVLDVSCNTFRIPSQFGNLSKLQYLDVSWNYYSDVALAWLPRLSLLSHLDMSYVDLGSARDWFQRVNMLPSLKVLRMSDCGLNGTVSATISISNLTHLEVLDVSCNTFRIPSQFGNLSKLQYLDVSWNYYSDVALAWLPRLSLLSHLDMSYVDLGSARDWFQRVNMLPSLKVLRMSDCGLNGTVSATISISNLTHLEVLDVSCNTFRIPSQFGNLSKLQYLDVSWNYYSDVALAWLPRLSLLSHLDMSYVDLGSARDWFRSVNMLPSLKVLGLSHCGLNSTMSASISLSNLTHLEVLDMSGNNFYTSLKHAWFWNLKSLKELQLSGSGWVGSIPSDLANMTSLEVIDLSFNQLVGLLPNKLENLCNLTRMRFNYNNIGSSIGEFMGRLPKCSWNKLQELSVCGGNMMGNLPTWIGNMTNLSVLEASENMLTGPLPVGLGALGNLEMLGLSYNKFSGVLLKEHFASLGNLKVLELSYNNFSSVKEQFASLGKLEQLDLSHNNLSGVLLKEHFAGLGNLKVLDLSYNNFNSVKEQFASLGKLENLDLSHNNLSGVLVKEHFAGLGNLKVLDLSYNNFNSVKEQVASLGKLEHLDLSHNNLSGVLLKEHFAGLGNLKVLDLSYNNFNSVKEQVASLGKLEHLDLSHNNLSGVLLKEHFAGLGNLKVLELSYNNFNSVKEQFASLGKLENLNLSHNNFRGVLLKEKFASLGNLKLLDLSYNKFSGVLFKEDFASLGNLEHLDLSYNNFSDFLLKERSTSLVNLKHMDLSHNKLDSVLVEEHFAGLLNLEYLDSLYNSLRFAIDKKWIPPFRLKVARFRSCLLGPNFPEWLKSQSNIEVLVLSNANLDDIIPDWFWVTFSQASFLQASGNKLHGSLPAQLPIKIVRLNLSSNSLSGSLPSELNAPLLEEFLLANNQFIGTIPSSICQLTKLKRLDLSGNQLTGDIMQCQKELVPNSTDQFGSDMLSLALNNNDLTGEFPKFLQRSSGLMFLDLSYNRLFGGLPEWLPQKMPHMKILRVRSNMFSGHIPKSLTSLHGLHYLDIAHNNMTGSIPWSLSNLKAMMTMVSQDTGDYIYEESIPVITKDQKRDYTFAIYQLLVVLDLSSNSLAGQVPEEITLLIGLTNLNLSNNQLTGAIPNQIGDLRQLDSLDLSFNEFSGAIPSSLSALTYLSHLNLSYNNLSGAIPSGQQLQALDNQMYIYIGNPGLCGDPVGRNCSTHDVEKSGLEDIDHMPSVFLGMSIGFVVGLWTVFCTLLMKRTWRAAFFRFVDMMYDMVYVQVAVRWAHMMEKNQDGAP